One Mastacembelus armatus chromosome 10, fMasArm1.2, whole genome shotgun sequence DNA window includes the following coding sequences:
- the gpr137 gene encoding integral membrane protein GPR137: METLVTAAPPLNSTTMPLPVPLHPAVAPSVELGFTILYTTLYAGLFLVVYIQLWLLFLYKHKRWSYQSVFLFLCLLWAALRTTLFSFYFCNALQANHLPVAVYWLLYCFPVCLQFFTLSLINLYFTQVLLKVRGTSSSKGDRRLWLSRCMYAALNTVFLSVNIVCAALGDRGRGGSGDRTWNLVLVRVLVNDSLFILDAVLLAALLLLLTRYSQSTSPYLMSKGTTVCRTAALGAAVILLFTSRACYNLTVLFLSQNHRVESFNFDWYNVSDQADLRYELGDMGYLVFGAILFIWELLPTGLLILILRVRQPAQETSSMAISNRALPRPYFFDDPQGSNEDTSVPWERVSYPHSSWYGAATTPLLFAVNPPDHNHQHHSFYSTPQN; encoded by the exons ATGGAAACTCTAGTCACAGCTGCCCCTCCTCTTAACTCCACCACCATGCCTCTCCCAGTCCCACTCCACCCAGCTGTCGCCCCCTCAGTCGAGCTTGGCTTCACCATCCTCTACACCACTCTGTATGCTGGACTTTTCTTGGTGGTCTACATCCAACTCTGGCTTCTCTTCCTCTACAAACATAAAAGATGGAGCTACCAAAgtgtcttcctcttcctgtgtctgCTCTGGGCTGCCCTCCGCACCACCCTGTTCTCCTTTTACTTCTGTAATGCTCTGCAAGCCAATCATCTACCAGTTGCAGTCTATTGGCTGCTCTACTGCTTCCCCGTGTGTCTGCAGTTCTTCACTCTCAGCCTTATTAACCTGTATTTTACTCAG GTGTTACTAAAGGTGAGAGGGACTTCCAGCTCAAAAGGGGACAGAAGACT GTGGTTGTCACGGTGCATGTATGCTGCACTGAACACCGTCTTCCTCAGTGTCAACATTGTGTGTGCAGCTCTTGGGGACCGAGGTCGCGGTGGGTCAGGGGATCGGACTTGGAATCTGGTCCTGGTTCGGGTTCTAGTCAATGACTCGCTCTTCATCTTGGATGCGGTGTTGCTAGCTGCTTTGCTGTTGCTCCTGACACGATACTCACAGTCCACCAGCCCCTACCTGATGAGCAAG GGGACCACAGTGTGTCGTACAGCAGCACTGGGAGCAGCAGTGATCTTGTTGTTTACCAGCCGAGCCTGCTACAACCTGACAGTCCTCTTTCTGTCCCAGAACCACCGGGTGGAGTCTTTTAACTTTGACTGGTACAACGTCTCTGACCAG GCGGACCTGCGTTATGAACTGGGTGACATGGGCTACCTGGTCTTTGGAGCCATCCTCTTTATATGGGAGCTGCTCCCAACAGGTCTGCTTATCCTCATCCTCAGGGTTCGCCAGCCAGCTCAGGAG ACGAGCAGCATGGCCATTAGCAACAGGGCGCTACCTCGTCCATATTTCTTCGATGACCCTCAAGGCAGCAATGAGGACACGTCGGTTCCATGGGAACGCGTCTCCTATCCACACTCAAG CTGGTATGGAGCAGCAACCACTCCTCTCCTGTTTGCTGTCAACCCTCCAGACCATAATCACCAGCACCACTCATTCTACTCCACCCCCCAGAATTGA